DNA from Orbaceae bacterium lpD01:
ACCGCCGATTAAGCAGACCAATACCGCTTCAATTAAAAACTGCTGTAAGATATCGCTTGAGCGCGCACCTACCGCCATCCGCACACCAATCTCTTTGGTTCTTTCAGTGACCGAAACCAACATAATATTCATCACACCAATCCCGCCAACAATCAGTGATATTAAGGCGATTAATGATACTAGCAACGTCATCGTTGCGGTAGTTGACTCAATCATCTGACGCACACTATCAGTATTAAACACAAAGAAGTCTTTGGCGCCATGGCGCTGGGTCAATAATTTAGTGACCGCCTGCTCAGCATTCTCCATATCAACATTATCTTTTACCCTAACAGTAATACTACGCAGGCTTGATTGGCCTGTCATTCGATTCATCACCGTCGTATAAGGTAACCAAACATTCAGATTTTCATTGCTGCCAAACCCTTGTTGCTCACGCTCAGCCACCCCAATAATTTTCACTGGCAAACGACCAACATGGATGATCTGGCCAATCGGGTTTTGATTAGGAAACAGCTGTTTAACGGTATTTTGGTCAATCACAGCATCTTGTGCTGATTCGAGCATCTCTTTATCATCAAAACCGTGTCCCTGAGTAATGGTGTAGCCACGTACCGCAAAAAACTGCTGACCCACACCATTGACCGTACCAACAACCGCCTGATTACCAACCCGAAAATTAACACTAGTCTGAATATTGGGCGTCGCACTATGAATATAGTTTTGCTGAGCCAAAACTTCGGCATCACTTGCCCGCATGGTGGTTATTCGCCCCGCATTTCTATCACCAAAGCCGCTGCCCGGGAAGATTTCCAGCGTACTGGTCCCCATGCTGCTGATATCCTGTAGGATTTTTTGTCTCGAGCCTTCGCCCAAAGCCACCACACAGACCACCGAGGCGATACCAATAATAATGCCTAACATGGTTAAAAAGGTTCTTAATCGATTGGAAGCCATCGATAATAGCGCCATTTTAAAAGCATCAAAAAAGCGATCTCGTTTAGAGGCAAAATTATCATTGGTCTTAGTGATATGAATCTCTTGTACCTGACGATCGGCAGGTAGGACAAAGTCTGGATTAACCGTATCAGCAATAATATGCCCATCACTAATTTCGATAATGCGCTGCGCATTTTGCGCAATTTGTGGATCATGGGTAACAATGATGATCGTGTGACCCTGTTTATGCAGATCTTGTAGTATCTGCATCACCTCTTTACCACTTTGTCTATCCAGCGCCCCCGTCGGTTCATCGGCTAAAATGATCTGTCCACCATTCATCAGGGCTCGACAGATACTGACACGCTGTTGCTGTCCGCCCGATAATTGAGTCGGTTTATTATGAATTTTCTCGGCAAGACCAAGACGCGTGAGTAACGCTTCACTACGTTCTTTGCGTTTTTCGCGGGCCGTACCGGCATAAATTGCAGGTACTTCAACATTGCCTTCGGCTGTCAGCGCATTAAGCAAATGATAACGCTGAAAAATAAAGCCAAAATGTTCACGACGCAGCTCAGCCAGCTCATCGGCCGATAACTGCCCGGTGACGCGCTCACCGATGGTATATTGACCATAACTCGGTTTATCTAAACAACCCAGAATATTCATCAAGGTTGATTTACCTGAGCCTGATGCACCAACAATCGCCACCATTTCGCCGGCATTTATCGTCAAATTAATCCCTTTGAGGACCTGAATAACGCCATCGCCGGCCGGAAACTCACGGGTAATATTATCTAACTGAATTAAAGGGGTACTCATGATTACATTCTCATTCGAAGTCGTGGCATACCATTACTACCCACCCCAGGCATAAGACCACTCACAACAATCTCTTCACCCTCTTGCAAACCCGACAGCACTTCAGTTTGAATATTATTATTGATACCTAATGTCACCTGACGCTGACTAATGCTGCCACTGGCATCAATCACATTGACGGTTCCTTTGCTATCATCACTAGGGTCGGTGTCTATCGCCGTTGAGGGGACCAGTAACGCATCTTTAGCCGAAGCTAAAACAATATAGACTTGCGCAGTCATAGAGATACGTAATACGCCATCAGGATTATCCACATCAAACAAGCCATTGTAATAGATCGCCGTTGAAGTAGATGAACTGCTGGTGGTTGCTTCACTGTTAATTGAATCTGGTGCTGGCTCAACATCACGTAAGGTTAAACCGCGATAAAAGTGGTTAGGACGACCTAAAATACTAAAATAGACTGGCATGCCTTTTTTAACTTTAATCACATCCGCTTCAGAAATTTGTGCTTCTACGGTCATTTTATTTAACTGCGCGACTTTCACTATCGTCGGCGCACTTTGTACTGAGTTAACCGTTTGTCCCTCTTCGACAGGAATCGCAACAATCACCCCATCCATCGGTGCATTAATTTTGGTATAACTTAAATCCAGTTTTGCGGTATCAACCGCAATTTGCGCTCGGACAATATCGGCATCGAGCGATTTTATATCCGCCTTGGTCGAGTCAAGATTGGTCTTAGCCTGATCTAAATCTGCTTGAACACCCACTTTATCCTGCATCAATTTATATTGGCGGTTGTAGGTCAGCTGATTATTGTTTAATTGTGCTTCTTTAGACATACGCTGCGCAAGCAGACTATCTAACGAGGCTTCGCTCTGTTTTAAATTATTTTGCTGTGATAGGTCATCAATCTCCGCGATGGGATCGCCCTCTTTTACCGTCTGGCCTAACTCAACATAGAGCTTCTTGATTTGGCCAGACACCTGCGCACCCACACTCACCTGTTTAAAAGCGCTGATGGTACCATCAGCAAGCACGACCTGTTCAATATCGCCACGTGATACCGGCGCGGTGATATAATTCGGTTTTTCTTGCGTGGGGAAAAAGATTGATTTGAGAATAATCACCGCGACAATCAGGGCAATCAAAATCACAAAATATTTAATTTTCAGAAACTTTGTAATAACCATTTGATCCTCAGGTATTTGATAAGAAATACATTCAATAATGAAAAATAATTGATAACATCATTTTCCAAATTTATACGATTAATGCCAGCTATTCTGACAAATTTTTTGTTATGCTGAAATAAAAAGTTAGGCTAATTGAGCCTGATAACTTTGAATTTAGCTTGTTTTTAAAGGATTTATTCTTAATGCATTATATCGTTCAAGGTTATATTAAGCGACAATTATTAAGTTAAAATTAATTTTTTAGTGAGAAACGCATGACACACAATTACATTATGATTGAAGTCAAAGGGTTAGTACAAGGTGTAGGATTTCGTTACACCGCTTATCATCAAGCCCGAAATCTTGGTTTAACCGGTTATGTCCGTAACCGACCAAATGGTGAAGTTGAAATTCTGGTTGGCGGTGATAAAACAAAGCAACAAGCGCTGATTAGCTGGATAAGGCAAGGAGGTCCTCGTGCAGCACATATTGATGATTTCACGGTACAACCGTTTATGCTAGCTGAAAAAATGGACTCATTTGATATTCGCTATTAAAAGTCTGTTAAATTTTAATAAAAATTAGCGTAGAATAAGCCGATTATAGACAGAACAGGTCACTCATTTATACATGTCAAAGCGTAATATCATTTATGGTTTATTAATTATACTGGCTGTGTGCGTGTATTACTATTTTTCACCGACACAGACTCAGCAGATGCCATCGACTTTAGATATCTCACAATCGCCCACTTATCAAAGCCAGGCTATGGTGACAACTATCTACGATCCTGCCGGTGAAGTGATTTACAAAATAACCGCTCAGCAAGTGTCGCACTTTGCCGATAATGGTGATACCTATTTTGTTCAACCCGATTTAACGCTCTACAACCAAAACAAAACATTATCCTGGAATATTCAAGCCAAAGAGGCGCGTCTGAGCAAAGCGCGCGTGCTCTATTTAAACGGTGAGGTCAAGTTAATTAATCTTGTGCCTAATGATCAGCTTGAACGCATTACCACTGAGAGTGCGGAAGTCAATTTAATTACACAGACGGTCAAATCTGACGATCAAGTCACGATTGATGGAGTCGGTTTTTACTCTACGGGTCAAAAATTAACCGGTAATTTGAAAACCAAAACCGCCAAATTATTAGAAAATGTGAAAACGTTCTACAACAATTGATGCTCATTGAAAGGCCGATAAATACTTATGAAACCAATATATCCGATCAGCTTATGTTTTGCCTTAGCTTTGTCATTTTCCACTATCGTCAATGCAGAGCAAAAAACAGCTACAGTAGTGAATAATCAACCGATTAGTATTGATGCAGATAATCAAGAAATTGATATTCAAAACAATACCATCACCTTTACCGGTAATGTCATGGTTGAACAAGGCACCTTAAAAGTGAATGCGAATCGGATGACGATCAATAATGTGCAGAATAAAGCTGAACAGCGTATTACCGCTTATGGTACGCCGGTTAAATTTCATCAGGTACTGGCCAATAATAAACTAGTCGATGGTCAGGCGGAGACATTAACTTATGATGTCAAAAACGGCATCATTACCCTGCAAGGAGATGCCAAGTTAACTCAACAAGATAATACTATCGTTAGTCAGATAATCACCTATAATATCGCTAAGCAACAAATTATGGCCAAAGGCAATGAGAAAAGTCGGGTGAAAACCATTATTGTCCCAAATCAAGTTACTGAGATAAAATAATCATTATGGCAACATTAAAAGCGCTAAATTTAGCAAAAGTCTATAAACATCGTCGGGTCGTTGAGAATGTGAGCTTGAGTGTAGATTCAGGTGAGATTGTCGGTCTGTTAGGTCCCAACGGCGCAGGTAAAACCACCACCTTCTATATGGTCGTCGGTATCGTGCCATTGGATGCGGGTCGCATCTGTATTGACGAGCAAGATATTAGCCTGTTGCCATTGCATGAACGCGCCAGAATGGGCATCGGTTATCTCCCTCAAGAAGCGTCCATTTTTCGGCGATTAACGGTATATGACAATTTAATGGCGATTTTGCAGATTCGCAAAGATATCAGTGATGAAGAGAAACATGAGCGCGTTGAAGAGCTATTAGAAGAGTTTCATATTACCCATATTAAAAACAGCTTAGGTCAGGCCTTATCAGGCGGTGAAAGACGTCGCGTTGAGATTGCCCGAGCGCTGGCGGCCAATCCCAAATTTATTTTGTTAGATGAACCGTTTGCTGGTGTTGACCCGATCTCGGTCATCGATATTAAAAATATCATCAAACATTTACGTGATCGCGGATTAGGGGTGTTAATTACTGACCATAATGTCCGTGAGACATTAGATGTGTGTGAACGTGCTTATATTGTGAGTAAAGGCCATCTGATCGCCGAGGGCTCACCAACCAGTATTCTGAATGATGATCATGTCAAGCGCGTCTATCTTGGTGATGAGTTTAGATTATAACAAAGTTGCCAACTTATGGAATATAGCCTCCAGTTAAAGCTTTCTCAACAACTCTCAATGACACCACAATTGCAGCAGGCGATACGCTTGTTGCAACTATCCAGCATTGAATTGCGTCAGGAAATTCAGCAAGCCTTAGAGAATAATCCTTTACTGGAAATTACCGATAACTTTACTGAAATTGAATTTAATGATGTACCGCCGGATGAGCATCTTGATACCAGTCAATTAATGCAGCAAAATGAGATTCCGGAATATACGCCGCTTGATGTCACACTGGAAGATATTTATACCGCGGGAACCCCATCAGGGACCCATTCAGATTATCGCAGCGATGAACTCCCGATTTATCAAGGAGAGACTCATCAAACCTTACAAGATTATCTGACCTGGCAACTCGAATTAACCCCATTTAGTGAACAAGATCGCACTATCGGTGCAACCATTATCGAAGCCATTAATGAGCAAGGCTACTTAACCGTATCACTAGAAGAGATCCAGGAAGCGCAGGGTAATGTCGACATAGAGCTGGCTGAAATAGAAACGGTACTCAAACGTATTCAGCAATTTGATCCGATTGCGGTCGGCGCACGCGACTTACCGGAGTGTTTGCAGCTTCAGTTAAATCAACTACCATCAGATACCCCCTATTTACAAGAAAGTCAGCGTATTGTTAGCCAACATCTGTCACTGCTTGCGCTACGTGATTTTCGGACGATAAAGAAAATCTTGAACATTAAAGAAGAGGAGCTAAAAGGGGCCATGACGTTAATTCAACAGTTACACCCTTATCCCGGTGAGCAGATTAATACGAAACCCCCTGAATATATAATACCCGATGTACTAGTCAATAAGCAGACCTCTCAGTGGCAAGTCAGATTAAATAACGAAAACATACCGCAACTGAAGATTAATCAGCAGTACGCGGCCTTAGAAAAAAATGTCAACGACAGTGATAGTCAATATATTCGTCGTCATTTACAAGAAGCAAATTGGTTAATCAAAAGTATCGAAAATCGTCACGATACGCTGCAAAAAGTGAGTCATTTTATTGTGACCCACCAGCAGGCTTTTTTCGAATATGGTGAAGAGTCGATGAAACCGATGGTTCTCTCTGATGTGGCACAAGCCATAGAGATGCATGAGTCGACCATCTCACGAATCACCACACAAAAATATTTACAGTGCCCACGTGGTATTTTTGAATTGAAATACTTCTTTTCCAGCCACGTGAATACCGATAGTGGTGGTGAGGCCTCCTCTACCGCGATTCGCGCTTTAATCAAGAAAATGATCGCAGTCGAAGATAGCCGTAGACCACTCAGTGATAATAAACTCACTCAATTGCTTGAAAAACAAGGTATGATTGTCGCCAGAAGAACCGTGGCAAAATATCGCGAATCTTTAGCGATTCCGCCCTCTCATCAGCGAAAAATATTAGATTAATTAGATATGACTCACGGAGATAACCATGTTGCTCGTCATCGTTAGTGGTAGTAGTGGTTCGGGAAAATCAATTGCATTAAGATCGTTAGAAGATATGGGTTTTTACTGTGTCGATAATCTGCCGATCATCTTGTTGCCAAAGCTGGCTAAAACACTCAGTGATAATAATACACCGGTTGCGATTAGTTTAGATATTCGTAATCTGCCGGCCAGTACAGAGCAGCTTGATGAGATACTCGCACAGCTGCCCGCATCCATTACACCTCAGCTGATTTTTCTTGATTCCGATCGTAACACGCTCATTCGTCGTTATAGTGAAACCCGACGAGAGCACCCATTAAGTAGTCATAACCACTCGCTTGAAGACGCTATCGATCTGGAATACCAATATCTTGAACCTTTGCGCGTAAGTGCCGATTTAGTGATCAATACAACGCAGTTATCCGTGCATGAACTGGCGAATATTTTGCGTGAACGATTAACCGGTAAAAAAGATCGCGAACTGACGATTGTGTTTGAGTCATTTGGCTTTAAATACGGTATTCCAACGGAATCGGATTTTGTCTTTGATGTGCGCTTTTTACCTAATCCACACTGGGATCCGCAGCTCAGGCCGTTAACTGGGTTAGATCAGCCGGTGGCCAATTTTCTAGGCCACCAATCCGATGTGAATAATTTTATCTATCAAACGAATAACTATCTACAGCAGTGGATGCCGATGCTGGAACGAAATAATCGTAGCTACTTAACGATTGCGATTGGCTGTACTGGTGGACAACATCGTTCGGTCTATATTGTTGAACAACTCGCTGAGCTGTTCCGTAGTAAGGGGCGTCAAGTCCAAACACGTCACCGCAGTCTGGAAAAAAACTTGCATCAGCAAGCAATTTAACCCATTTAATCAACCCCAAGCCGATAAGACGCTGTGGCGACCTAAGCCGCCACAGCTCAGATTAGATATCTAACCAGGTAATAATGCCCGTAGCGGCTTTGCGACCTTCCGCGATAGCGGTCACCACCAAGTCAGAGCCTCTGACCATATCACCACCAGCAAAAATTTGTGGATTTGAGGTCTGAAATGCTTGTTGCTCAGGCGCAATCACTCGGCCTTGTGCATCGAGCTCAACATTAAACGGTGCTAACCAATCCATCTGATGAGGTTTAAAACCAAAGGCCATAATCACCGCATCGGCCGGCAGCAGATATTCCGAATTTTCAACAATGACTGGACGACGGCGACCCTGCATATCCGGTTCCGCTAACACGGTTTTTACCATTCTAATACCACAAATATGCCCCTGCTGATCGAGTTCCAGACTCACGGGCTGAACATTAAACAGGAAGTTGACGCCCTCTTCAAGCGCATTTTTCACCTCGCGTTTGGAACCCGGCATATTCTCTTCATCACGACGATAAGCACAGGTGACGTTGGCGGCGCCCTGCCGAACTGCAGTTCTGACGCAGTCCATCGCAGTATCCCCGCCCCCTAATACCACCACTTTTTTATCTTGCATCGAGATATAATCGGGCGTCGAGACGCCCATGATATGTTGCGTATTGGCAATTAGATAAGGCAGAGCTGAATAAACACCCGGTGCATCTTCATGCTCCAAACCACCCCGCATCGCTTGATAAGTGCCTACCGCTAAGAAAACGGCATCAAACTCATCGAGCAGCGCCTGCAAAGCAATATCTTTTCCCACTTCGGTATTTAATCGAAACTCAATTCCCATTTCAGTAAAGATATGACGGCGATGGGTCATAATCTCTTTATCCAGCTTGAAAGCGGGAATGCCAAATGTCAGCAGACCACCAATCTCACTATGACGATCAAAGATGACCGGTGTGACGCCATGGCGAATCAGTACATCTGCACACGCTAAACCCGCTGGACCAGCCCCGACAATCGCCACCCGCTTGCCGGTTGACTCAATCCCGTGCAGATTCGGTTTCCAGCCTAATTTAAATGCCTCATCAGTAATATAACGTTCGATATTACCAATGGTCACCGCCCCAAACTCCTGATTCAGGGTACAAGCGCCTTCACATAATCGATCTTGTGGACAGACACGACCACACACCTCAGGTAAGCTATTGGTCTGATGGCAGAGATCGGCAGCGGCTAAAATTGCTCCTTCGTTGACCAGTTTTAGCCAGTTTGGAATATAGTTATGTACTGGACATTTCCATTCACAATAAGGATTACCACAAGCAAGGCAGCGATCTGATTGTGCTTGCGCCTGCGACGGTGAAAATCCCTCATAGATTTCAATAAACTCAACCTGACGAATCTTCAGCGCTTTCTTCGGCGGATCAACACGTTGTAGGTCGATAAATTGATAAACATTCTGGCTCATTTTTATCTCTCCTTATTGTGCCTGAATTCGCAATTCAGCAGTTGAACGACTTTTATGACCGAGTAGCGCTTTAATATCACTTGATTTCGGTTTGACTAACACAAACTTGCCGACGTAACTCTGCCAGTGACTCAAAATATGTTCCGCTCTGGCAGACTCA
Protein-coding regions in this window:
- a CDS encoding MacB family efflux pump subunit, producing the protein MSTPLIQLDNITREFPAGDGVIQVLKGINLTINAGEMVAIVGASGSGKSTLMNILGCLDKPSYGQYTIGERVTGQLSADELAELRREHFGFIFQRYHLLNALTAEGNVEVPAIYAGTAREKRKERSEALLTRLGLAEKIHNKPTQLSGGQQQRVSICRALMNGGQIILADEPTGALDRQSGKEVMQILQDLHKQGHTIIIVTHDPQIAQNAQRIIEISDGHIIADTVNPDFVLPADRQVQEIHITKTNDNFASKRDRFFDAFKMALLSMASNRLRTFLTMLGIIIGIASVVCVVALGEGSRQKILQDISSMGTSTLEIFPGSGFGDRNAGRITTMRASDAEVLAQQNYIHSATPNIQTSVNFRVGNQAVVGTVNGVGQQFFAVRGYTITQGHGFDDKEMLESAQDAVIDQNTVKQLFPNQNPIGQIIHVGRLPVKIIGVAEREQQGFGSNENLNVWLPYTTVMNRMTGQSSLRSITVRVKDNVDMENAEQAVTKLLTQRHGAKDFFVFNTDSVRQMIESTTATMTLLVSLIALISLIVGGIGVMNIMLVSVTERTKEIGVRMAVGARSSDILQQFLIEAVLVCLIGGTLGILLSLSIGLVFSYFVSSFAMQFSIFSIIAAFTCSSLIGIIFGYFPARRAAGLDPIHALERE
- a CDS encoding efflux RND transporter periplasmic adaptor subunit; protein product: MVITKFLKIKYFVILIALIVAVIILKSIFFPTQEKPNYITAPVSRGDIEQVVLADGTISAFKQVSVGAQVSGQIKKLYVELGQTVKEGDPIAEIDDLSQQNNLKQSEASLDSLLAQRMSKEAQLNNNQLTYNRQYKLMQDKVGVQADLDQAKTNLDSTKADIKSLDADIVRAQIAVDTAKLDLSYTKINAPMDGVIVAIPVEEGQTVNSVQSAPTIVKVAQLNKMTVEAQISEADVIKVKKGMPVYFSILGRPNHFYRGLTLRDVEPAPDSINSEATTSSSSTSTAIYYNGLFDVDNPDGVLRISMTAQVYIVLASAKDALLVPSTAIDTDPSDDSKGTVNVIDASGSISQRQVTLGINNNIQTEVLSGLQEGEEIVVSGLMPGVGSNGMPRLRMRM
- the yccX gene encoding acylphosphatase, whose translation is MTHNYIMIEVKGLVQGVGFRYTAYHQARNLGLTGYVRNRPNGEVEILVGGDKTKQQALISWIRQGGPRAAHIDDFTVQPFMLAEKMDSFDIRY
- the lptC gene encoding LPS export ABC transporter periplasmic protein LptC — protein: MSKRNIIYGLLIILAVCVYYYFSPTQTQQMPSTLDISQSPTYQSQAMVTTIYDPAGEVIYKITAQQVSHFADNGDTYFVQPDLTLYNQNKTLSWNIQAKEARLSKARVLYLNGEVKLINLVPNDQLERITTESAEVNLITQTVKSDDQVTIDGVGFYSTGQKLTGNLKTKTAKLLENVKTFYNN
- the lptA gene encoding lipopolysaccharide transport periplasmic protein LptA — encoded protein: MKPIYPISLCFALALSFSTIVNAEQKTATVVNNQPISIDADNQEIDIQNNTITFTGNVMVEQGTLKVNANRMTINNVQNKAEQRITAYGTPVKFHQVLANNKLVDGQAETLTYDVKNGIITLQGDAKLTQQDNTIVSQIITYNIAKQQIMAKGNEKSRVKTIIVPNQVTEIK
- the lptB gene encoding LPS export ABC transporter ATP-binding protein; the protein is MATLKALNLAKVYKHRRVVENVSLSVDSGEIVGLLGPNGAGKTTTFYMVVGIVPLDAGRICIDEQDISLLPLHERARMGIGYLPQEASIFRRLTVYDNLMAILQIRKDISDEEKHERVEELLEEFHITHIKNSLGQALSGGERRRVEIARALAANPKFILLDEPFAGVDPISVIDIKNIIKHLRDRGLGVLITDHNVRETLDVCERAYIVSKGHLIAEGSPTSILNDDHVKRVYLGDEFRL
- a CDS encoding RNA polymerase factor sigma-54 — encoded protein: MEYSLQLKLSQQLSMTPQLQQAIRLLQLSSIELRQEIQQALENNPLLEITDNFTEIEFNDVPPDEHLDTSQLMQQNEIPEYTPLDVTLEDIYTAGTPSGTHSDYRSDELPIYQGETHQTLQDYLTWQLELTPFSEQDRTIGATIIEAINEQGYLTVSLEEIQEAQGNVDIELAEIETVLKRIQQFDPIAVGARDLPECLQLQLNQLPSDTPYLQESQRIVSQHLSLLALRDFRTIKKILNIKEEELKGAMTLIQQLHPYPGEQINTKPPEYIIPDVLVNKQTSQWQVRLNNENIPQLKINQQYAALEKNVNDSDSQYIRRHLQEANWLIKSIENRHDTLQKVSHFIVTHQQAFFEYGEESMKPMVLSDVAQAIEMHESTISRITTQKYLQCPRGIFELKYFFSSHVNTDSGGEASSTAIRALIKKMIAVEDSRRPLSDNKLTQLLEKQGMIVARRTVAKYRESLAIPPSHQRKILD
- the rapZ gene encoding RNase adapter RapZ; translated protein: MLLVIVSGSSGSGKSIALRSLEDMGFYCVDNLPIILLPKLAKTLSDNNTPVAISLDIRNLPASTEQLDEILAQLPASITPQLIFLDSDRNTLIRRYSETRREHPLSSHNHSLEDAIDLEYQYLEPLRVSADLVINTTQLSVHELANILRERLTGKKDRELTIVFESFGFKYGIPTESDFVFDVRFLPNPHWDPQLRPLTGLDQPVANFLGHQSDVNNFIYQTNNYLQQWMPMLERNNRSYLTIAIGCTGGQHRSVYIVEQLAELFRSKGRQVQTRHRSLEKNLHQQAI
- a CDS encoding FAD-dependent oxidoreductase — translated: MSQNVYQFIDLQRVDPPKKALKIRQVEFIEIYEGFSPSQAQAQSDRCLACGNPYCEWKCPVHNYIPNWLKLVNEGAILAAADLCHQTNSLPEVCGRVCPQDRLCEGACTLNQEFGAVTIGNIERYITDEAFKLGWKPNLHGIESTGKRVAIVGAGPAGLACADVLIRHGVTPVIFDRHSEIGGLLTFGIPAFKLDKEIMTHRRHIFTEMGIEFRLNTEVGKDIALQALLDEFDAVFLAVGTYQAMRGGLEHEDAPGVYSALPYLIANTQHIMGVSTPDYISMQDKKVVVLGGGDTAMDCVRTAVRQGAANVTCAYRRDEENMPGSKREVKNALEEGVNFLFNVQPVSLELDQQGHICGIRMVKTVLAEPDMQGRRRPVIVENSEYLLPADAVIMAFGFKPHQMDWLAPFNVELDAQGRVIAPEQQAFQTSNPQIFAGGDMVRGSDLVVTAIAEGRKAATGIITWLDI